A window of Pirellulales bacterium genomic DNA:
GAACCGATGGATTTACCCATCGATTTCCGCAGCATGGCCGCCAAAGCGCAAACCATGGTCAAGCAAAGCTTGGACGCGCTAGTGAACGCCGACCCGGCGCTGGCTCGGCAAGTGCGCGGCGAGGACGACGAAGTGGACCAAGCGCGGCAACGCATTCGAGACCAAATTATGGACGCCATCCGCAAACACCCCAATCGCGTAGAGTATTTGCTGAAGCTCAACTCGGTTTCCAAACACTTAGAGCGGCTGGCTGACACCGCTACCAACGTGGCCGAGGATGTGATTTACATGGTGGAGGGGGAAATTGTCCGCCACCAGCGCGTGGAAGAATAGTGCGGAGCAAATATCATGTTGCGGCGTCTGGCTTGGATTTCCCCGGCAGGTGTTTTTTCTGTTGGATTGTTCTTGCTGCTGGGCGCGACAGTCGGAATTTGCGCCGACGATTCCGCCGCGCCGCTGCCCCG
This region includes:
- the phoU gene encoding phosphate signaling complex protein PhoU, whose translation is MTKHIQRQTEVLKQKILYVGTLVEEAIAKAIAALINRDAQLAKRIIDADNEIDRMEVDVEEECLKILALYQPVATDLRFVVAVLKINNDLERMGDLAQNIAKRVVYLSKAEPMDLPIDFRSMAAKAQTMVKQSLDALVNADPALARQVRGEDDEVDQARQRIRDQIMDAIRKHPNRVEYLLKLNSVSKHLERLADTATNVAEDVIYMVEGEIVRHQRVEE